In Gordonia sp. SL306, the genomic window GCGAGCGGCCCCGGTCTCCACGGCTCGCAGCAAGGAACAGACCAAGGCCATTCGCGAATGGGCCAACAAGAACGGCTACGAGGTCAGCGATCGGGGCCGCATCCCGCTCAGCGTCATCGACGCCTTCGAGGCCGCGCACTGACCAACCGAACACGCTTCGCCATCGCGAACGCCTGTCGCCGGAAGGCCCGGACCCGCAGAGGTCCGGGCCTTCCGCCGTTTCGGTCACCCCGCCAGCAACGCCGATTCGGCTCGCAGGTCTGCAGGCAGATCCTCGTCGGCGGTGCCGAGTCCTAGATGCTCACGCAGTGTCGTGCCGTGGTACTCCTCACGGAACAATCCGCGCCGCTGCAATTCCGGGACCACATAGTCGACGAAGTCGTTGAACGTACCCGGCGTCTGGGCACTCGACACGATGAATCCGTCCGCCTCTCCCCCGGTGAAGGACTCCTCGATCTGATCGGCCACATCGGCCGCCGTCCCCACGAATTGCGGCAGCAGAACTCCCTGGGCGTAGAGCTTGCCGATGTCACGCAACGTGAGACTGTCGCGCTGACTGAGCCGGCGCGCGACATCGAAGAGTCCTTGGGTTCCGCTCACGGAGATGTCCTCGACGGGCGCTTCGAGGTCGTATTGCGAGAAGTCGTGATCGGTGTGGACCGAAAGCGTGATGAGCCCCGAGATCGGATCGGCGAGTTCGTTGTGAAAGGCCTGCTTCTCCCGAGCAATGGAGGCGGTTTCCCCGATGAAGGGGATGAACGACGGAAAGATCTTCACGTGATCGGGATTGCGACCATGATCCGACGCCCGCGACTTCACGTCGTCGTAGTACGCCCGGCGCCCCTCCGGGGTCGGGTCGATCTCGAAGATCGCCTCCGCCCATCGTGCGGCGAAGTTCTTCCCGGTCTCCGACGACCCGGCCTGGATCAGCACCGGGCGGTGTTGAGGTGATCGGGGTTGGTTCAGCGGTCCGCGCGTCCGGTAGTACTCACCGACATGGTCGACGGTCCGGATCTTGTCCGGGTCGGCCCACACTCCCGACTCCTTGTCCGCGGACACCGCATCCGGTTCCCAACTCGACCACAGTTCGATCGCGGTTCGCACGAATTCCTCCGCGCGCAGATAGCGTTCGTCGTGCTCGACGTGCGATTCGAATCCGAAGTTCTGGGCCTCGGCCTGCGACAGCGACGTGACGATGTTCCATGCGATCCGGCCGCGGGTCAGGTGATCGAGAGAGCCGAACACACGCGCGAGCTCGTAGGGGTGGAAGTAGGTGGTGGACTTGGTGACCGCGATGCCGAGTCGGCTGGTGACGGCCGCGATGCTGGCAGCCACCAGCGTCGGGTCGATGGTCGCGGCCGCCTGGGTCCCCCGACGAAAAGGCTCGGATTGGTCGCCGCCGAATCGCACGGGAGCGGCGAGCAGATCCGCGAAGAATGCGAAATCGAACTTGCCGCGTTCGAGGATCCGCCCCACTCGGTGATAGTGATCGGGACCGAAATAGTCGGTTTCCGAACCAGGATGCCGCCACGCGGCATGCGAATGGGTGACCGGGGAGGCGATGAGGAATCCGCCGAGGTGCAACTGTCGGGTCATTTTGCGTCCTTCACTGGGTGTGCGATGCGCGACGAGTCAATCCCGATGCGGCGCATTTGCCCACGGTTTGGGTCGTGCTGATCCGATCCGGCCCTGCCGGTCCGCCCTTAGGATGAGCGGATGGCGACCTTCGCACTCGTTCCCGGGGCCGGCGGTAGCGGCTGGTATTGGCATCGCGTCGTCCCGGAACTCGAGCAGCGGGGACATCGGGCGGTGGCGCTCGACCTCCCGTCCGGGGATCCGGCCGCAGACTTCGCGGCCTACACCGACGCCTGTGTGCAGCAACTCCGCAACGCCGGGATCGATATCGCGGCAGGCGACGGTGACGTCGTGGTGGTCGCGCAGTCGCTGGGTGGATTCACCGCACCGGTGTTGGCCGAGCGAGTGGGCTCCGAACGCATCGTGTTGGTGAACGCGATGATCCCGCTCCCCCACGAGACCCCGGGTCATTGGTTCGGCCACAGCGGCGCCGGGCAGGCACGCAAGGCACTCGCCGCCGCCGACGGCCGTGAACTCGGCGACGACATCGACGAGATGCAGGAGTTCTTCCACGATGTGCCCGACGACGTCGTCGAGGAGGCGATGAGGCAGGGCGAGCCCGAACAGTCCGATGCGATCATGGACTGTGCCACGCCGTTCGACGTCTGGCCCGCCCCCGTCACGGTCGTGACCGGTCGCGACGACCGCTTGTTTCCCAGGGACTTCCAGGTGCAGTTCGCCAAGGAGCGCCTCGGCGTCGATGCCGTGGTGGTCCCCGGCGGTCACCTGGCAGCGCTGAGTCAGCCGGCGGCCCTGGCCGATGCGTTCCTCTCCAGCGGCGGCACCTGAAAACAGGTCGCATTGCCCGACTCGGGTAGTGCACTACTCTTCCGGTCAGATCGCCGGGCTCGCAGAATGATCTGGAGTGTTCGATTCCTCCACCTGGTCCGCCCGGACCAGGTGCCGCTCATCGCGTAAAGGCCGAAACATGGAGCGATACCCGATCATCTACATCCGGGGCTACGCCGGCGGGACAGCCGGCATCGACAGCCAGGTCGATGATCCGTTCTACGGATTCAACGAAGGCGCCACGCATATCCGGGTCGACGGGAACGGGGACCCGCGGTTCTACCAGTTCGAAGGACCGATGCTCCGGTTGCTGATCGACCACGACTACAAACTGCTCGTGCACGGCGACCAGGAGGCGTATCTGCGCAATGCCGATGACGGTGCCATTGCCGAGGACTCGATCTGGGTATACCGGTTCTACGATCAGGCCGCGACGACATTTGCTGCTCCACCTCACCGGAACGTTGCGCAGAGGGTCTTCTCCTCGATACATCAACGCGTCACCGCCGACGGATTCGACATCGAAGACGCTGCACTCGGCCTCTACGACCTGATCGATCTGGTGCGTCGAAAGACGAGCGCGGACAAGGTGATCCTGGTGGCTCATTCGATGGGCGGACTCGTCGCGCGCTGCATGATGCAGAAGACCTGCCAAGAACAACAACGAACGCCGGCACGAGAACTCGTCACGAAGTTCTTCACCTACGGAACTCCGCATGGTGGCATCGTGTTCGGCAGCGGCGTGCTGAACTGGCTCGAGGAGACGGTCGGCCCGGCAGGTGCGGACATCTTCGCTCCCGAGAAGATGTACGGATACCTCACCCCGGGCAAGACGTTCGGTGACGAACCGAGGAACGGCGAGTTCGACCCGCAGGACCTCGCAGGTGCGCTCGACACCGACGACGTGTTCTGCCTGATCGGCACGAATCCGAAAGATTACGGTCCATCCAAGGCGGTGGTCGGCCCCAAGAGCGACGGCCTCGTTCGGATCGAGAACGCCTACGTCCGAAAGGCGCACCGCGCCTTCGTGTATCGGTCCCACTCCGGCCGGTACGGCGAGGTGAATTCGGAGGAGGGTTATCAGAACCTGCGGCGCTTTCTGTTCGGGCGCTGGACGGTCAAGGTCGGCCTGGACGGACTGGCGAAACTTCCCGACGATCGAGACGGAGACGATCACGTGACGTGGCAGGCCGATCTACGCCTGTCCATTCGTGGGCTTCCCGTGGTGCTGAGCGAGCAGCGGGCCGACCAGTACTGCCCCATTCAGCTCGACGACGAGCTACGTCGACTCGGCGACAGCCCCGACCATCCTGTCCCGCTCCTGAGTACCTTCCTGCTGGATCCCGCATCGATGGCCGACGTCGCCGGTGCCGAGGTCCGTCACGAAGGGCGAGCTCGATACAGCCTCGTCCTTCGGGTGAGCAAACTCGCCCAGCGCAACAGCATCTTCGATTTCTCCGACCATCTCGAGCAGGTCTTCGATTGGGCCGACTCATTGATCGTCGACGTGGGACCGAACCAGGCGCAGACAGGTATCGAGGCCTTCACGGCATGGAACTCGTCGATCGGCGGAGCGATTGATACTTTTGAACCGATCACCCAAGGGCTGAAAGATGCCGGCCGACAGAACACACCCGTGCCGACTGAGCAGAGTGACGGACGCTGGAGCTTCGGAGTCCCCTTGCCCGAGGTGGCACGGAAACTGGAGATCTTCGGCGACGATGCCCGCTTGACGTTCGAGATCACCGACCGCGACGGCCCGACCCGGTAGCCTGCACCGCATGGCCATCAAACTGGAGAACGTCGGCATCGCCGTCCTTGACCTCGAAGCGACGATCGCCTTTTTCACCGACCTCGGTCTCACGGTACTCGGCCGCGACACGGTCAGCGGTGAATGGACCGACACCGCCGTCGGTCTCGACGGCAACCATGCCAAGATCGCGATGCTGCAGACGCCGGATGGTCAGGGTCGCCTCGAGCTCTTCGAGTACATCCACCCCGAGGCCATCGAGACGGCGCCGACGCTTCCGAACGAGATCGGTATGCACCGGGTCGCCTTCTCCGTCGACGACATCGACCACGCCCTCGAGATCGCCGCGCGGCACGGCTGTCGCCCCCTGCGCGGCGTGGCGACCTATCAGGACGTCTACAAGCTCACCTATGTCCGCGGTCCCAGCGGCATCATCGTGATGCTCGCCGAGGAACTGAAGAAGGGCTGACGGCCCCGGGAGATCGCCCAGAAGCAGTGAAACCCGCTCCGACCGAGGTCAGAGCGGGTTTCATGGGTGGAGCTAAGGGGACTCGAACCCCTGACCCCCACACTGCCAGTGTGAAAGTCGTTGCGCGCGGGCACCTTTGGTGTCGTCCCGCGTAGCATTGCGACCACCATCATCACGGCCGCGGAGGAGGCGTGGACTCCGTAAGCGGTCGACTTGGGCCCCTTGCTGCGGAGTACCATCGCCGCGTCTCCAATCGGGGATCAGGGCGAGGGTGTACGAGCGCGCCTAGTGGCGCCGGCAAGCACGACAAGAATGGACGCTACGGCGGTCGTGTCACGGATGCCCTTCACACACAGCCGCGCACGGAAAGCGAGATCCTGGATGGGGGAATCCGGATATCGAAGACGGTCGCACCCCGCGGCGCCCAGAAGAATGAGTTCTCCATGACGATGACCGCGATTCCGATGAGTGCGGCGAGGGAACTGCCGATGGTCGGCTCACGATGAACTCCTTTGGTGAAGAGTTGGTTTCAGATGGTCGGAAATGGTCAGGCCGCGCGGACGCGGTGGGTGTAGCGGGCGTAGCGGGGGCGGCCGAAGAGGTGCCAGATGCCGCGGACCGGGGCGGGCAGGCCGGACAGCAGGCGCGCGCGTTCGGACGGGTTCGCGTCCTCGAGGACCACCCCGAAAAGTGTGAGCAGTGTGAGCTTGGGAGTGTGCGCCACCAGGTGCTCACCCTGCGAGGCCCATTCCGCTTCGCTGAGGTGGTCGGCGGCGAGTGGCAGCAGGGTGGCTTCCTCGTCGTCGAGGTGCTCGGTCAGGACCGCCCGGTGGTCGACGAGTGAGGCCACGAGGGCATCGCGTTCGGCGGCACCGGCGTTGGCCTCCCAGACCGGCACATCGGCGTCCAGCCTGGTCAACGTGGAGGCCACTCGCTCATGCTGAGCTTCCATCCGCAGGACGATCTCGGTCCCGAGGTCCACCCGGGCCAGCAGCGGCGGCCATAGCAGCTCGTCCTCGCCCTCATGGTGATTCTGCAGCCCCAGCCGGTAGAGACGGAAGTGGTCGGCGACGATCGCAGCGCGAGCGGTGTTGCCCGGCGGGACCGCCGCCACCAGCTCGATCAGCAGCCGCGATTCGCGGCGGAGTCCGCGGTGGACCACTTCCATATCACGTGTGTCGATACTCATCTGCTGGTTCCCTTCGTGTTTCATCGGTTCGATGGGTCGATGCGCCTAGACTGAACCCCACGTTTTGGAAGGCACTTGGAGACAACTTGGAACACCGGTGCCGGCCGCGCGTACGATCGGCCGGATCATGGGTTTGATCCGGGTATTGGGCTCGTTCACGGCCGAGGACAGCGATGGGCCGGTCCCGCTCGGCGGACCGCGGCAGCGCGGGGTGCTGGCCCTGCTGCTGGCCGCCCGCGGGCAGGTCGTGTCGGTCGATCGCCTGGTCGAGGATCTGTGGCGTGGCGAACCGCCGGGCAGCGCCCGCACCTCATTGCAGGCATACGTGTCCAACCTGCGCCGGTTGCTGGAACCCGGTCGCGCGCCACGCACCCCGGCCCGGATGCTGGTGAGCGCCGCACCCGGCTACGCGCTGCGGTTGCCGCCGGAATCGGTGGACGCGTGGCGTTTCGAAGAGTTGCTCGACGAGGCTCGTGCGCTCGCCGATCCCCGCGCCGCCCGCGAACGGCTGGGTGCGGCGCTGGCTCTCTGGCAAGGACCGGCATTCGCCGAGTTCGCCGACGAGCCCTGGGCCGCAGCAGAGATCGCCCGGCTCGACGAGTTACGGGTGGTCGCCCGCGAACTGCGCATCGCGGCAGGGCTGCGGCTGGGCGACCACGCGACGGTGGTTCCCGAGGCGGAGGGCCTCACCCGCGACGAGCCGCTGCGCGAAGAGGGCTGGCGGATGCTCGCCCTTGCGCTGTGGGCCAGCAGTCGCCGAGCGGACTCGCTGGCCGTGCTGCGCCGCGCGAGCGCGACGTTCGCCGACGAGTTGGGTCTCGATCCGAGCCCGGATCTGCTGGAACTGGAATCGGCACTTCTCGCCCAGCGCACAGATTTCCTGCGTGCCGCCGTTCCGCTCACCTCCGTGGCACCCCGGCGCGCCGAGGTGTCCGGCGACAGTGCCCCGTCGTTCGATCAACCCGCGTCGCATGCCAGTGCGGAACAGGTCCGAGATGTCACAAGAACGCTTGGGGCACGAACGGACTCGACGACATCAGCGCTGCGAACCATCGAACCGTCAAGCGGCGAACCCGGCACAGGCGCATTCGTGGGCCGCGATCGCGAATTCGCGGCGATGATGGCCGCGGCGAAGGAAGCCGCCGCCTACGGGGTTCGTGTCGCGCTGGTCACCGGGGAGGCCGGACTCGGCAAGTCGACATTGCTGGAGCATCTCGGCGCACGGCTCGAACAGGACGGGTGGCTCGTTGCCGCCGGACGCTGCCCCGAGCTGGACAGCGCTCCGCCCGCTTGGGCGTGGGTCGAGGCTCTGCAGGCCGTGGCGGCGTTTTGCCCGCCCGGCGAGCTGTCCGGCGATCTGGCCCCGCTGCTCAGCGATTCCGCGCCCGGCGCCGATGACGCGACGGCTGGGCGGTTCCGGCTGCGCAGGGCACTGTGGAACTGGCTCAGCGCGGCCGCAGCCGCGCGTCCCGTCGCGCTGATCCTCGACGATCTGCACTGCGCAGACGGCACGACGTTGGATCTGCTCGGCGGAGGCGTGGGTGTGCGGGCCCCGATCCTGATCGTCGCGGCGTATCGCGGGGACGAGGGCGAGCGGCTTACCGACACCCTCGGATCCCTCGCCCGGTCCGCCCCGATGCGGCTGGACCTGCCCGGACTGCCAGCCGACGCTGTCGCCGAGCTCGTACGTGCCGAGTGCGCGGCCGACGACACGACCGTGGCCGGGATTTCCGAGCGAACCGGCGGCAACCCTTTCTACGTGCGGGAGAGCGCGCGCCTGCTACACGGAGAGGGCGCGCTGGTCGCGCTCTCCGAGGTCCCTGACGGTGTCCGAGATGTACTGCGGCGCAGGCTCGCCCGGCTCCCCGAGGGCGACGTCTCCGTCCTGCGGCTGGCGGCGGTGGCCGGACGAGAGAGTTCGGTCGATGTGCTGGTCCAAGCCGCCGACACCGACGAGGACGGCGTGCTCAATGCACTGGACGCAGGCGTCATCGCCGGATTGCTCGACGAGCCGGGGCCCGGACGCGTCCGGTTCGTGCACACTCTGGTCCGGGACACGCTGGTGACCGATGTCAGCCAGGTACGGACCAGGAGGATGCACGCCCGGATCGCCGCGGCACTCGAGGGGTCGGGCGATATCGTTGCCCTCGCACATCACTACGCGCGCGCGGGGTCACCGAATGCCGTCGGCTACTGTGTGCGCGCCGCGGAGCTGGCCGAAGCACGCTATGCCCACGACGTGGCGGCCGCGCTCCTGACCGAGGCCATCACCAATTCCGTCGACCCGGACAAACACATCGACCTGCTCGGCAGGTTGCTACGCGCACAGGTACGGAGCGGATCCTTCTCCGCGGCCAGGGACACACGCAAACAGGCCGTGGAGTACGCCGACTCGATCGGGCGCGAGGACCTGATGGTCGCTGCATTCACCGCCTGGACCGAACCCACCCCCTGGCAAGCCCGCCCATACGGCACAATCGACCACCCCATTGTCGAACACCTCGGCCGCCTGCTCGAAAGGTCCGACCTCGCCCCCGGCCTGCGGGCCCACCTTCTCATCGCCTACGCCCACGAGCTGGTTGGCGAGGACGATCCGACGGTCGTCGCGGCGGGGAGACAAGCCCTCGACCTCGCGGCCGATCCTCGTCTTCGCGCCGCGGCGCTGCTGGTTCTCGCACGCGCGTCCGGGCGAGAGGAGTACTCCCGTGAGCTGGTGACGATCGGCGTCGAACACGACCTGCCTGTCTACCACGTGACCGGACTGCTGGAGCAGGCCGCAAACGCCGCGGCGGCCAACGATCCGACGACCATGCGGCGTGTCACCGAAGAAGCGCTCGACCTCGCCCGCACCTACCGGATGCCGGAGGCGATCGGCGCCGCCCAGATCGCGCTGGCGACACTGGTGCTCATCGAGGGCCGGTTCGCCGATGCCGAACGTCGCTACGCCGAGGCCACCGAACGCATGGAACGCGCCGGATCGGTGCACGCCGCGGGCTTCCTCCGTCTCGCACGGGCGGCGGTCTGGATCGGCGCCGGCACGCTCGGCGACCACCTGGAGGACGTGCGGGCCTTCCACGCGGCACTCGGCCCCATGGTCGCCGACCTGCTCACGCTCGCCCTCCACTCCGCAGGCCGCGGCGACGAGATCCGCCGCTTCCAGGCAGCACCGCCACCCATCCGGCCCGACTTCTTCTTCACCTTCCTGACCAGCCTGCGTGCCCTGGCGACAATCGCCGCGAACGACCGCGACACCGCCGAACAGGTCTACGCGGACCTGCTCCCACACCGAGACGGACCCCCGGCCGGCGCGGAGAGCGTGTCACTGGCCCTGCGCCCGGTCGCCCATACGCTCGGCGAACTCGCCGTCTTCCTCGGTCACCACGACGAAGCCGTCGCCCACTTCACTCGCGCCGCCGCCATCGCCGATCGGTGGCATGCCCCACACTGGTCCGCCGACGCCCGAACACAAGCCGAACATGCTCGCGGCAGCCATGTTTCGAGCCCTCGTCCACGCTGAAGCGCGTTCGGCGCGAGTGTCCTGTGCACCGGTTCCAGCGTTCCAAGTCAGCTCCAAGGCCCTTCCAAAACCCCCGGACCATTGTCGTGCTCATCGAAACCGAAATTACAGAGGAGCGAAACATGAGCACACCTACTTTCCGTGCCGCCGTCGTCCGCAAACCGAGTGGGCCCGACTCGATCGAGATCATCGACGTCCCGCTCACCGAGCCCGGACCCGGTGAGGTCCGGGTCGCGGTCGCGGCTACGCCGGTCAACCCCACCGACCTCGGAGTCGTGGGCGGGTTCTTCCACGAGCTGGGCATGATCAACCAGCCAGCGCACACCGGGCTGGGCTGGGACTTCGCCGGCACCGTGCGCGCCGTCGGGCCCGGCGTGAACCTGTCCGTAGGCACCCGGGTCGCCGGTGTCGTCCTCGGTTTCGACCGCGACTTCGGTACCTACGCCGAACAACTCGTCGTGTCCGCCGCCGACCTCGCCGTCGTACCCGACGGACTCGACCTGGTCGCGGCATCGACGCTGCCGCTGTCCGGCCTGAGCGCGGCGCAGATCGTCGATCTACTCGGCGACGCACGCGTTGGCGGAAACCGACTACTGGTGACCGGCGCGGCCGGAGCGATCGGGGCCAACGTTGCCGCCCTCGCCCCCGACCGCGATTGGCAGGTTACCGGCCTGGCCCGAGAGACGGACGAACACTTCGTGCGGAGTCTCGGCGCTGAGTTCGTCACGAGTGCCGGGACGGGCTGGGACGCGGTGGTCGACACCACGCCGCGGCAATTGTGGGGCCTGACCCCGGTCCGCGACGGCGGAGCCTTCGTCGGTGTCCGGCCCAATATCGTGCCAGTGGCCGAGCGAGGGATCACTGTGAGCACACTGATGGCACAGTCGAACGGTCCCCGACTGGGGCAGCTGCTGACCGACGCGGCGTCGGGCCGGTTGCCGACTCGCGTACATGCCGTCATGCCGTTGGCCCGGGCCGCGGACGCCCACCGGGCCATGGCCGAGGGCGGGACGCGCGGGCGCTACGTGCTCGAGCCCTGAGCCCGAACAAGACTGTGGCCCTGACGAGCGAGAAGCTCTTCAGGGCCACAGCAAGTGTTTGCGCAAGGGCAAACTCGGGTGGAGCTAAGGGGACTCGAACCCCTGACCCCCACACTGCCAGTGTGGTGCGCTACCAGCTGCGCCATAGCCCCGTGTGTAGTTGTCTCGGCCCTTCGAAGCGCTCACCGCGGTGGTCACATCGTTTCCAGAGCAAGGGCAAAACTACACCATCGCCGGGATTCCGACCAAATCCGCCTGCCGCGCTCAGCCCTTGTCGGCGAGCAGGCCGTCGAGCCATCCAGTGCCGTCCATGATGCCGTCGACGGGCGCTCCGCCCGACAGCACCGTCGGTGTGGCGACCTGCCCGTTGGTGGCCTTCGAGAGCTGGTTCTCCGATTGGTCTGCGGCGTCTTTCGCCTCGGCGACCTTGGCCCCGTCGGCGACGCACTTCTGGGTCGCCGGTGACGCCCCCTGCTCGCCGGCGATGCGGGCGAGATCGGCGTTGCTCAGGTCCGTGCCGCCGCCCTCCTTGGGCTGATTGGCGAACAGTGCGGAATGGAATTTGAGGAAGATCTCCTTGTCCTCCCCGGCGCCCACGCACTGGGCGGCACCTGCGGCCCGCGAGGAGTAGTCCCCCGACGACGACTGGTCGTCGAGGAAGTTCAGCATGTGATAGCGGACCCGCAGCGTGCCCTCGTTGATCGCCTTGGTGATCGAGGCGCCCGACTGCTGTTCGAACTCATGGCACACCGGGCACATGAAGTCCTCGAACACATCGATCGTCTGCGGGGCCGACGGCGCGCCGATGATCTGCGCCGCGTTCTCGCTGAGCACCGCCTCGTCGACTCCGCCGGAGTCACGGTGGCTGTTCCACACGATGCCACCGACCACCAGCGCGGCGATCACCGCGATCGCGGCGCCGGCCAGGATGTAGGTGGTCCGGCTCGAGGTGGCCCTCGGCTGATATCTCGACGTCTCTTTGGGCGTCGCGGGCTTGCGCTTGTCGCTCACACCACTACCTTCTCATCGCTCACGCGACCGTCGGGAATCGCAGCCGACGTCGACCGGTTGACGGCGTCGACTCTAGCCAGCTGCCGATGAGAGCAGACTGAGACGAGCCGCAGGTCAGACGAGAACGGAATCGACCAGCTCCTGCGCCTGCGCCTGCACCGTCGCGAGATGCTCGGCGCCCTTGAACGATTCGGCATAGATCTTGTAGACGTCCTCGGTTCCCGACGGACGTGCCGCAAACCACGCGTTCTCGGTGGTCACCTTCAGGCCCCCGATCGGTGCGCCGTTGCCCGGCGCCTCGGTGAGGATCGCGGTGATCGGCTCACCGGCGAGCTCGGTGGCGCTCACCTGATTCGCGGACAGCTTCGCCAGCAACGCCTTCTGATCTCGCGACGCCGGCGCGTCGATGCGCGCATAAGCGCTCTCCCCGTACCGCTCGGCGAGCTCGCGGTAGCGCTGTGACGGCGTCTTGCCGGTCTTCGCGAGCATCTCCGACGCCAGCAGGGCCATGATGATCCCGTCCTTGTCGGTGGACCACGGCCCGCCGTCGAAGGTCAGGAACGATGCCCCGGCGCTCTCCTCGCCACCGAAGGCGATGCTGCCGTCCAGCAATCCGTCGACGAACCACTTGAACCCGACCGGCACCTCGACGAGCCGACGACCGATACCGCCGACGACGCGGTCGATCAGCGACGAGCTCACCAACGTCTTCCCCACCGCCGCGTCGGCACCCCAGCCCTCGCGATGGGTGAAGAGATACTCGATGGCCACCGCGAGGTAGTGATTGGGATTCATCAGGCCCCCATCGGGGGTCACGATGCCGTGGCGGTCGGAGTCCGCGTCATTGCCCGTCGCGATGTCGTAGGAATCGCGCGCGGAGATCAGCGACGCCATGGCGTTGGGCGACGAGCAGTCCATCCGGATCTTGCCGTCGGTGTCGAGGGTCATGAAGCGGAAGGTCGGGTCCACGGTGGGATTGACGACGGTCAGGTTCTGGAGGTTGTAGCGGAACCCGATCTCCGCCCAGTACCCGACCGACGCACCGCCGAGCGGGTCGGCGCCGATGTGGACTCCGGCGTCGCGAATGGCCGTCATGTCGACCACTTCGTGCAGGTGGTCCACATAGTTGAACGTGTACGGATACTCACGGATGTACTCGCTCTTGCGTGCTCGCTCGAACGGGATGCGCTTGACACCGGCGAGGCCGTCGGCGAGCAGCTCGTTGGCGCGACGCGCGACAACCGACGTGATGCTGGTGTCGGCCGGTCCTCCGTTGGGCGGGTTGTACTTGAACCCGCCGTCGCGCGGCGGATTGTGTGACGGCGTCACGACGATCCCGTCCGCGAGCACCCCCGGGTTGGCCTGATTGAAACGCAGGATCGCGAAGCTCACCGCCGGGGTCGGCGTGAATTTCTCGTTCTCCGCGATGTAGACGGTGACCTCGTTCGCGGTCAGGACCTCGAGCGCGCTCCGCCAGGCCGGGATCGACAACGCGTGGGTGTCGAACCCGATGAACAGCGGCCCCTTGATCCCGGCCGACGTCCGGTATTCGACGATCGCCTGGGTGGTGGCGAGGATGTGCGCCTCGTTGAACGCCGAATCCAGGCTGGACCCACGATGCCCCGAGGTACCGAACAACACCTGCTGCATCGGATCGGCCGGGTCGGGGACGAGGTCGTAATAGGCGCGTTCGACGGCAGTCACATCGATCAGATCTTCGGGGAGCGCAAGTGTTCCTGCGCGCGGGTGTGCCATGCCGCAATTCTGCCATCGTGGGACCGATCCGGTCGGTGACTACGAGCGAACGGCTACCGTGAGCTCTATCCGCACGATGCACGGAGGGCCCTTCCGCATGAGATTCGTACGACTCCTGGTGGCCTCGGTCGCGACCGTCGCGTTCGCGCTGGTACCGACCCTGACCACCGCGCCCGCGAACTCCGCCCCGTATTGGCCCGCGTCCGCCGGTGACTCCTCCTATGCCACACCGGCCGGGCTCGCCGGGGCCCGACCCGGGCAGGTGCTGAAGTACCGGCCCATGCCCAGCCCGTTCCCTGGTTCCACCGCCGCCAAGGTGATGTTCCGGTCCACCAATTCGCAGGGACGACCGATCGCCGGCGTCACGACGGTGTTCACCCCAGTCGGCGGCGCGCGGCACAGCTTGCTCTCGTATCAGCCGTTCACCAACGCGCTGGGTCTGCAGTGCGCGCCGTCGAGGCAACTCTTCGCGGGCGGGCTGCAGGAGAACCCGTTGATCCAGACGATGCTCGCCGGAGGTCACGCGGTGAACGTTCCCGACCACCTCGGACCGACCAGTGCCTACGGCGCCGCCCGCCTCGGCGGCGTCCTCACCCTCGACTCCATCCGAGCCGCGCAGGACGAGCCACGGCTACGCGTCGGACGTGGTGTCCGGACTGCACTGGCCGGTTACTCGGGTGGAGCCATGGCCAGTGCCTTCGCCGCCGTTCTGGCCCCGCGCTTCGGCCGGGGCCTCAACCTCGTCGGACTCTCTGCCGGCGGCACCCCGATGAACATCGAGTCCATCGCGCGGTCGCTCG contains:
- a CDS encoding alpha/beta fold hydrolase, which translates into the protein MATFALVPGAGGSGWYWHRVVPELEQRGHRAVALDLPSGDPAADFAAYTDACVQQLRNAGIDIAAGDGDVVVVAQSLGGFTAPVLAERVGSERIVLVNAMIPLPHETPGHWFGHSGAGQARKALAAADGRELGDDIDEMQEFFHDVPDDVVEEAMRQGEPEQSDAIMDCATPFDVWPAPVTVVTGRDDRLFPRDFQVQFAKERLGVDAVVVPGGHLAALSQPAALADAFLSSGGT
- a CDS encoding LLM class flavin-dependent oxidoreductase, translating into MTRQLHLGGFLIASPVTHSHAAWRHPGSETDYFGPDHYHRVGRILERGKFDFAFFADLLAAPVRFGGDQSEPFRRGTQAAATIDPTLVAASIAAVTSRLGIAVTKSTTYFHPYELARVFGSLDHLTRGRIAWNIVTSLSQAEAQNFGFESHVEHDERYLRAEEFVRTAIELWSSWEPDAVSADKESGVWADPDKIRTVDHVGEYYRTRGPLNQPRSPQHRPVLIQAGSSETGKNFAARWAEAIFEIDPTPEGRRAYYDDVKSRASDHGRNPDHVKIFPSFIPFIGETASIAREKQAFHNELADPISGLITLSVHTDHDFSQYDLEAPVEDISVSGTQGLFDVARRLSQRDSLTLRDIGKLYAQGVLLPQFVGTAADVADQIEESFTGGEADGFIVSSAQTPGTFNDFVDYVVPELQRRGLFREEYHGTTLREHLGLGTADEDLPADLRAESALLAG
- a CDS encoding VOC family protein — protein: MAIKLENVGIAVLDLEATIAFFTDLGLTVLGRDTVSGEWTDTAVGLDGNHAKIAMLQTPDGQGRLELFEYIHPEAIETAPTLPNEIGMHRVAFSVDDIDHALEIAARHGCRPLRGVATYQDVYKLTYVRGPSGIIVMLAEELKKG
- a CDS encoding hemerythrin domain-containing protein, with the translated sequence MSIDTRDMEVVHRGLRRESRLLIELVAAVPPGNTARAAIVADHFRLYRLGLQNHHEGEDELLWPPLLARVDLGTEIVLRMEAQHERVASTLTRLDADVPVWEANAGAAERDALVASLVDHRAVLTEHLDDEEATLLPLAADHLSEAEWASQGEHLVAHTPKLTLLTLFGVVLEDANPSERARLLSGLPAPVRGIWHLFGRPRYARYTHRVRAA
- a CDS encoding esterase/lipase family protein; its protein translation is MERYPIIYIRGYAGGTAGIDSQVDDPFYGFNEGATHIRVDGNGDPRFYQFEGPMLRLLIDHDYKLLVHGDQEAYLRNADDGAIAEDSIWVYRFYDQAATTFAAPPHRNVAQRVFSSIHQRVTADGFDIEDAALGLYDLIDLVRRKTSADKVILVAHSMGGLVARCMMQKTCQEQQRTPARELVTKFFTYGTPHGGIVFGSGVLNWLEETVGPAGADIFAPEKMYGYLTPGKTFGDEPRNGEFDPQDLAGALDTDDVFCLIGTNPKDYGPSKAVVGPKSDGLVRIENAYVRKAHRAFVYRSHSGRYGEVNSEEGYQNLRRFLFGRWTVKVGLDGLAKLPDDRDGDDHVTWQADLRLSIRGLPVVLSEQRADQYCPIQLDDELRRLGDSPDHPVPLLSTFLLDPASMADVAGAEVRHEGRARYSLVLRVSKLAQRNSIFDFSDHLEQVFDWADSLIVDVGPNQAQTGIEAFTAWNSSIGGAIDTFEPITQGLKDAGRQNTPVPTEQSDGRWSFGVPLPEVARKLEIFGDDARLTFEITDRDGPTR